gtcattgtacatgaataattgattaagtattggaattgtaattggatcatatagttaaatatttatcttatacatttatattattcaatatgcatataatataactataagcaatatatatatataattcaaaattgttcaaaattgttaattttcttttttttttttctttcaaaaaatggttaaatttctttttctaaaaaatgttcaaaaaatacattaatacttcaattgtgattataagtaacacattgttgaatctaatgtcaattacttaatttgatattatataatcatatagtctcattaaattatatcatatgattcatatgattaattatttaaattcttatcatatttacttataatcttttttctttgaattgaacttaatatctaatggtaaatggtaatgttcaaactcctaaatcctaaattcctaaagtatctaataatgctttaattaaattgtagacttgtagttataagtaacatattgtttaattcaattgaatcaattgtgattatcattgtacatgaatcatatgattaacttgtagacttatgacttatgagttatgtcatattatatatgtattatttattattatataatcatatgatttaatgatcaagtcatcatgtgatataatcatatcaattatagtgataatatataaattactaaaattataatgataatacattaatacttaaattatgtttataagtaacacattggtcattgtttaatccaatgtcaattacttaatttgatattatacgaatcatatcatcattgtacattaataatatgattcacttgaagtcttgaataaagtatttgaattgtcattgaatcatatgattaactattgatattatacatttatattattcatatacatatgtagacttatatagacttataggtttataacatacattggaaataagtctctagatatttaattgttgtattagtatgaattagtatacttatgagttatgtcatattatatatgtataatttgttattatataatcaaatgatttaataatcaatctcatgtgatataatcatataaattatagtgataatatattaatactcaaattgtgatttaattattttttttaaaaaattgtgatttaatgatcaagtgattatatgatataatcatataaattatagtgataatatattaatactcaaattgtgatttaattatttttaaaaaaaattgtgatttaatgatcaagtgattatgttatatgtataattataaaaatatattatataaaaaggcggttagcggttagcggttacggttagtagacccaataaccgctaaccgctaaccgctaggcggttatggcggttaggcggttagcggttaatgcggttaaacggttaggcggttaggcggttggcggttatagcggttagcggttagcgggcggttaaaaaccgcccgcctttgcacccctaaacTCAATGATAATCTTTTAGTGTGACTCAGTGATATTCTTTCACTGTTagtcaataataattttaaactGTGACTATTATTTTCGAACTCTATGATATACTCTAACAGTTTCGGTCACTCTTACGACCACTCCTAACGCCATTgagggtggttcagccactccTAATGGCCAAAAAGGGGTGATCAAAATCACCCTTGGCCGTAGGGGTGGTCGAAACTATCCCCATTGCAGTCCATTAATTTGGCTACAGAAgtactaaattaatatttaccCATAGATTAAGTACTTTAtgtgatacaaattaaaacttagatgaaaataaaaacaaaaggtactaaaaaaaaataattaaccatAATTATGAATATATCCTTCaatgtttctttcaaaaatccAGGGGGAAGGTCTGTTTCAGTAATCAATACTGGGCCTTCACATACAATGGTAACGTGTGAAATCCACAAAACCGTCGGAAGAAAATAATAGAGCGTTTAAATTAAGAGTGCCAGATTTTCACAATATGCCACGGTTTCCTAACCAACGGACAAGATCCGTTTCACCAGCCACTGGGATTTGGCGTGCATTTCACGCGCCACTATCTAAATGAGATTCTGAGAGAGTCAAATGGTTGGAAACAGAGACCGTTAGTTGGCCGTACAGTTAGGCTCGGGGGCTCTTCCTTGCTCCGAACCACCGATCACACTATCACAGTCTGAGACAAAAATTACTGaaaccccacaaaaaaaaaaaaccatttgcataaaaatcataaaataacaaaataaatagtTGGGTGATGGTGGgattttcctcttctttctgcTGCAACTTTTCTCTGTGTCaaacttttctctctccctctagaTTGGGTACCGTTCAAAAAACcccatcatttttcttttttcttttcaagcttGTGTTCTGCACCAAAAAGACAAGCCCAGTATATCTAGTGGCCTTTCATTAGTTAAACTGGttaaggtctctctctctctctctctctctctctctccaatatCAAGTTCTTGTACTTATgtgactgttttttttttttttttaatcttctaaATTCCAGATTCTATTTATTGCTTACAAAGCTCTCCACTGTGTAATATACAGGTGAAGGTGAATGTTATAAAACGAGTTGGTGAATGGTGCTTCAAGAAGCCAACCAACTTCTTAGCTTGTTAGTTATTTGTCTGTCTGGTTAGTTCTCACTTCCTTTcctgtttattttgattttgactATGTAaatctttttgggttttgatctATGAGTTTATGTGTATGTGCTTTTAGCTCTTAGGGTCACTGGGGTTTCTgggatttttacttttttgcgtctttttttgggaaaatttatTCGATTGTTGTTGTGAATTAGGAGGGAGCAGAAGGGTTAAGGTGAAATTGTTTTCTGTTTGTTGTCATTCAATATGCTGGTTGCTTTGTTTCCGGGCAGTTATTTTAATTGATGTTGTGTAGGATTCTtggaagcttttttttttgttgttgcctATTGagttgggtttttcttttctttttctctctctctctctctctctctccttttttttttttttcttgaaaaagatGAAAGAATCTAGGTTGGGTGTTGGTGAGTTTCTTGATTTAGCGTTTAAGAATATTGTCCCCATATACAGATTGAGATATTTTATGGTAGTTCTCGGATCTGCAAAGAGTCGCAGCTATATTCTTGGCATTGTGGTTTTTGAAGAGGAAAATTTCGGGTTATTACAACGCTTTATAAGGTTTATTATCTATATTTGGATTGGTGACGAGGTTCATGTTCATGATTATGGAAGAAGAACATTAAGGGCTGCTAACGGAGGAGCTGAGCTTTTAGGGAGAAAAGTATTTAGCAAGTGGCAAATTTGTGGTTGCAATGAGAAACAAGGAAATTTAGAGAGTTGGAGGCAGATCCTTATCATTAAGCCTGCTCACAGATGTAAGTTGGATGGTGAAATCCACCAAGGGATATCTCATATCTATCTGatattgtattgtatttttGCTGAAGAGAATGAATGGATGCTTTAATAATAGAGGTTTCGAAGATTGCAGAGGGAGAATTATTCCTAGTTATGAGGTACAAATTCCATTATTCAACTAAGGCAAAATCTTGGTTGAAGCTTGAGAGAGACTTTTCAGTCATTCAAATGAGTATTTTGGGGAAACTATAGCTATTTCTCATTCTATCCCtctgtgtttgtttgtttgtttttcttcttcttcttttgagaGCGGCTTGGACTTCTTTCCAATGTCTTAGTGCTGAGGCGTTCAGTGATGGCTCTTAGCTTGTATGATAGGGAACtagtttccaaaaaataaattctcaTTTTGTCATGCAACTTTGATGGTGTTCAAAACCCAGTTGATTTTGGAAATGGTTCCTGAATTTGACCCGTTATGACTTCATGGCTGAAATGATTAATATTTTGTTGGGAAGAATTCCTTGACTGCCCAAAATAAAGAGCACAACCTCTTTAATGCTGGGAGAATTGTAGAACTTTGTTTAGTAGTAGCAGAGATATCCTGAAAGCGAAAGGGTTTTTCTGGGTCAAGTACCAAATGCAGTTTGGGCTCAGTTTGTCTTAACTTAGAATCAATGCAATTTTGGGTGTGTGTTTTAGGTGGTATTTTGTTTTCTACTGGTGGATATTATATGAGCTAAACGAGGGGGTGATCTCCAGCCTGCATTTTAGAAATGACTTCTGGAGatattgagtttttatttgtttttctttttttttgggtgatgtTGATTTATTATCATTCAGTAGGGATTACCATAAATTTCTCTTATAgtttctttataaattatattagcAGTGGTAGTTTTTTGTAACTGTATTTTGCACTTAATATTTTACTGTAGTATTTCTACTCTTTGTACTTTGAATTGAATAGGGATTAAGGGTTCATAATGATTTAGGGACCATTGAACTTCATAGTAAGACtaactgacaattttttacatgacttaCAAACCAGACACGAACGCAACACAATATTAGTGGGTTAGAATGAAAGGGTTTGAACtacttaattaaataggtcgggTGAGGGTTAACCTATATATTCTTATACACATACCTTCATACGACCTCAATCCGATACGTGAGCACCAATTGTCACCCCTATTTCACCCTTCTTTCTAAACCATTTTAAGCATATTtccgaccaaaaaaaaaagggtggggggataaaaatgaaatttagaaCCAAATATAATTGCTTTATAGTCAAAGTCATACTTAAGaactttgtatttttattttttattttttaaaaaatggttaaaatttaaTGTAAAGCCCTTCAACTGGAAGGAACttcaaaaatagaagaaaaatatgtttgCTTATAGTTTTAGAGACTTGCTTCAATTTGATCCAGTTATCTtgtatctttttttgtttttttgaaagatTTTACAAGCATAGGCTTTCTTCTAAAGCTAGCCAGCTGATTAGCATGGTTAAAAATTTCTTCACTAATGTCTTTGGTGTCTTCCCATCTTCCTATGATCCTATCCTATATTTATGTTTGGTTCAATTATGGAAAGGTCAGTCTGTTTGATGAATGAATGTTCTGGAAGTGAGATATAACAACTGATTTTATATATGTCTTCACAGTATTACATCAGCATTGGGTTACGAGTCAGATTTGCAATGCATGTTTCATATAGCAGTGGTTTTTATACCAAGTGATGCATGCGGATGCATGTGGCATAATAGTATTCTTTAATATGATGATTAATGCCTTTGCTCTTCTCCCTTCTTGTCGTTTTATTATTCTACTCGCTAATTGTTTATCTAATAATAACAGTATTATGCAGGTTTGAAGAATAATCTCAGTTTTGTACAGCTGGAATCAATGTGGACAAAAGCACATCTTACTTGTCCTTCTACTTAAAGCACCACCTCCTAACAAGTTCATAATTTATCTTGCTATCTCTACTAGAGGAATACCGAGTACTCCAGGCATATGAtgattggagttcaaagctttCCATTAGTTCATAGGTTTATATCTCATGCTCCATGAAAACGTAATTAGAAGAGCATTCTAATCGTTTGGGATGGATATTAAGGAAGTAGAGAGAATAGTTATTGCTAAACCAGTTGCTTCAAGGCCTACTTGTTCCAGTTTTAGATCATTCTCAGAACTTCTCGCAGGCGCAATTGATGCCTCGCCTTCTAATGTATGTGCTGAAACTGCAGTTGCCGCTATTAGACCAAAGACGGTGAGGTTCAAGCCAATGGTGAATCATGCTCCTGCTGGACTGGTTTCTTCCCAGGTGAGCTTCTAGTTCTTCAAAGTGTCCTTCATTCAGTTCTTCTTATCATCTGATCATTATGGTGCCCTATAATTTCAGGCTGAGATCTCTGGAACAGCTGTGTGTAATTCATCTGATAaggtttcaaaatttgatagcAAATCAACTGTGATATACAAACCATTGGCTAAACTTGTATCGAAGACAACTGTTTCTCTCTTGGCAACTATGGTCAGTTGCTAAAACCTGCATGTTTGTTGTTTTATAGGGGTACCTCTTTCTTTTCTGGCATATATGGTCTTTTAATGGCCACTCCTGTTGTTTTACTGTCATTTTACTTTTATCTCTTTGTTCTGTCCTCTATGAACTTGTGATCCTATGCAATACATGTGCAGAAGACATAAAATTGAACTTGGATAACTGTGTTCTtccaaaaatataatattttttttccttttgctacCAGGGAAACTTCAATACTAGCCATCAACAACTACAACCATCAGTTGAGGCTTCTGTCCAACATACAAACCAAGATAAACAAAATTTCAGATCCCAAATTACCTCAAATCTTCACCAGAACATTCCATCACATGTTGAAACGAACCAGACAATTGGGCCCTCAAAGACAGCATCCCAGAACCTGGAGGAAGATCCAAAAGCTTTGCCGATCATAGCTAATGCTGATAGACCTTCTTATGATGGATATAATTGGAGGAAATATGGCCAAAAGCAAGTCAAAGGAAGTGAGTACCCAAGAAGTTATTACAAATGCACGCACCCAAATTGTCCCGTGAAAAAGAAGGTTGAGAGATCGTTGGACGGTCAGATTGCAGAGATTGTCTACAAGGGTGAGCACAACCATTCAAAGCCTCAACCTCCGAAGCGCAACTCGTCAGGGACACAAGGGCTAGGAATTGTATCTGATGGGCCTGGTCAAGATGCTAACATTCCATTGTGGTCTAGTCACAACAATGAAGGGAATGAAGGGTCTGAAGGTAGAGTAGAAAACCAGAATGAAGTAGGATTATCTGCACGTTTGACTTATCAGGGCAATGCTCCACTGCCTTATGATCCTGCACCAACTGGAGTAGTTAATGCTGGTGGTGGAACTCCTGATCATTCCTGTGGTCTTAGTGGAGAATGTGAAGAAGGGAGCAAAGCAACAGAGCCAGAGGATGATGAGCCCAGAAGTAAAAGAAGGTAAGATTAATAATGAATACCTATAGCGACCTAAAATGAAATCAGTAGCATGTATCACCAAGGTCAGTGGCCctatttgttagaatatagattaaataattaaatttataccTGAATTCGAACTGTGGCTTCATCATTCacctttaattttaattaaatattctacttgCTGTTTCCTATATGCTGAAAGAATCACTAGCCCTCTGCTTATTTAAGAATTAAATAAGTTTGTCTTATGCCAATTTgtttaccttttttctttttcctatatatCTTCCCCTGCGTCCTTACACAGTCAATAAGGTTACTCTTTTCTGTGAACATCATAATCATTCCTTTTATTCAAGTTAAAAGTGATAGCATTTGCTGAAAATATGCTCTCTGCTTCAGGAAAAGCGAGAATCAAtccaatgaagcaggcatatcAGGGGAAGGTGCACAAGAGCCCCGCATTGTGGTGCAAAACTCCACCGATTCCGAGATTATGGTTGATGGGTTTCGCTGGAGGAAATATGGGCAGAAGGTTGTCAAGGGAAATCCATATCCCAG
Above is a genomic segment from Corylus avellana chromosome ca9, CavTom2PMs-1.0 containing:
- the LOC132162068 gene encoding WRKY transcription factor 44, which gives rise to MDIKEVERIVIAKPVASRPTCSSFRSFSELLAGAIDASPSNVCAETAVAAIRPKTVRFKPMVNHAPAGLVSSQAEISGTAVCNSSDKVSKFDSKSTVIYKPLAKLVSKTTVSLLATMGNFNTSHQQLQPSVEASVQHTNQDKQNFRSQITSNLHQNIPSHVETNQTIGPSKTASQNLEEDPKALPIIANADRPSYDGYNWRKYGQKQVKGSEYPRSYYKCTHPNCPVKKKVERSLDGQIAEIVYKGEHNHSKPQPPKRNSSGTQGLGIVSDGPGQDANIPLWSSHNNEGNEGSEGRVENQNEVGLSARLTYQGNAPLPYDPAPTGVVNAGGGTPDHSCGLSGECEEGSKATEPEDDEPRSKRRKSENQSNEAGISGEGAQEPRIVVQNSTDSEIMVDGFRWRKYGQKVVKGNPYPRSYYRCTSLKCNVRKHVERASDDPRAFVTTYEGKHNHEMPVRSTNPVASETDLQAPKSKDKR